gtttctgacgaccaatcactgatcaccagtctttctgacgaccaatcactgatcacccattttcccaatgaccaatcactgaacagTAGTCTTTCCAActaccaatcactaatcaccactgtttccaacgaccaatcactgatcacccatctttccaatgaccaatcactgatcagtaGTCTTTGCAACAACCACTGTTTCTGACgaccaaccactgatcaccattctttTGCAACTTTCTTGAGTGTTAAAGCACCTACTTTTATCTTTActcttttatctttatcttctttatatattttatatcaatctattatatattttctacTTTTAGCACAATGGTAGCACTATAACTGCATCCTGCTAGCCCATGATTTAACCATTTTGGCCTCCCttggtgataaataaatataaaaaatcagAGAAATATTCTAATCTATACTGATAAATAGTACTAAACAAGTTCTGTAGTTTGTATAAATGATAAGTATTTTTGGATCTTAGTCACcgaaaataatacaaaaacaaacaaacaaacaaacaaaaactacaaATCCCATACAAAGCAGTCATGGCGTCCTTTGACGGTGACGTCATCACGCGGCGACCAAAAACATCCGGTTATGGTTTCAACATTTCGGCGTCTTTGTGTGCTATAAGGTTTGTGCCCGAAAACAAGCCTCTGTGTaacttttacaaataaaatcaacacagaatttaattgataatataattttgcaatatttaaatGAGAAGTTCgtgatttatttggaatttcagagagaaaaatgacaacTATTGCTAGCTAATGATAGCGTGTGTTGCTAGCCTGGTTGAGTAGTTTATATGTGTATTATGAGATATtgttatatatgatatattataCAGTTAAACTGATTTCTAtgctaaggagatgtttaatttgttaatacAATAATGAGTTAAGGGGTCTGATTTGTATACCATAACTTCATTTGGAATAaacttgtatatattttttccagaaCTTCTATATGGTGATGGAGGAAAGCAGCCAGCCAGAGGGAGAACCCAAACCCTCAGCTCCATCGCGCACTAAGAAGCCTGACATGGCCATTTATGTACCCAAGGGACGTCAGGGAGAAAACCAACCCCAGTCCAGAGAAAAGCCCCAATCAGGGGGTGATAAGAAACCCAAAGGCAGACCCCGGTACACCGATAAAGCCCGGAGATACAACTCCAAGAACAAGAAGGACAAAAGCGGAGGAGATAAAAAGGAAGCAGGGGATGAGGGGTTTACAAACGGCGAGGACGAACCAAGCACAAAGGAAGGGGGACAAGAGAAAGATGAACCCCGGGTGGAAAAGGAAGACGAATCTACAGAAGATGCAGGACAGAGGGTCTCCTCTGAGGACGTgaacaccccaacacacacgaCTGGTGAGTTAAAGACTGCAGAGACAGAGCAGAACCCGAAAGAGGAAGacaagaaagaggaggagggtgaTAACTGGGATTCTTTATTCACCGATGATGGAGAATGTCTCAACCCACACCTGCTGGAAGAGGTATAACACTTTATCTAAAACCTGAcgtgtaattacagtgtgttatggtGTGATTGAGTTCAGCTAACTGTCcatacttcctgtttcagatcTCTCAGAAGGCGGGGCATAACAAGGCGTCCATTCAGGAGCCGCGGTTCGACTACTATAATTGGACGCCGGAGGACGACGAGGTGGAGCTGCGAGAGGACGAGCTGTCTCATATCGTGGAGATCTACGACTTCCCTTCTGAGTTTAAAACAGAGGATTTAATACGAGCCTTCTGTTCCTATCAGTACGTTGTGTATACTGTTACTGAATCCTTCATGCTGTTACTGAATCCTTCATGCTGTACAGGGGTCATAAATGAGCAGCgtagtaaagtgtgtgtgtgtgtgtgtgtgtgtgtgtgtgtgtgtgtgtttgtatcttCCAGGCAGAAAGGCTTTGATATAAAGTGGATCGATGACACACACGCCCTCGGCCTTTTCTCCAGTCCCATAGCAGGTCAGTTTTAAAACCACAGGCTGATAATTAAAGTCTAACTGTTTCCTCAGAGTTGAGGCACGTAGCAGCGCGGTCAGTCAGCAACAGCGTGATGGAAGAATGAAACGCTTCGAATGAGTCTCTCGTTATTTTCTGTCGTGTCGGAGTTTTATTGGTCTGATGCTAATTCCTAATTCAAATCACCTGCTGTGTTTTCTGCTAATATTTAGTACACGATCACACAAAGTGTCCATTTCTCCATTACACAGTtcacatttccacacacaatcattatgtCCAGAACTTAAATATTGATTAATAATCTGAACAGCTCTCGCACACCggatataaatacacacacgaTTGAAATCTAACCACGAGGCCAAAAAGTCTCTAATTCAgatctgtttttaatttgaatattataaatatactgtatgcactGGGGGTCATTCGAGTGCTTCCCAAAATCTTTAACAGATGTCTCCTTGATTTGATCAAAATCGAAATTTGATCGCCTTCAGTAAGGAAGTACGAATTCTTGAAATGCGCTCAGAGGATCACGGATACACAAGTGCTTCCTACACACACGTCTTTTCTTTATTGTGGTGCATGACCTGAGGCTGGAGGATGAACGCTCCACCTAATGgcagaagaagaataagaatgGCACAATAAGAAGCACAAATGTGAAATGAATCattgtaattaaataaacaaagagtGCAAATATTTCTAAGGATTTAGCTGAGAGAGCAGGTGAGGAGCAGGATCTTGTTTAGGCCACAACATCCACGTTTAAGTGTGTGATTAAAGCTACACTAACAATAAATCTTTACTAAGTGAATCGCCTAAGTGGCTTTAAAGTGACGCTTTAAAGCTGTGAGTGATGATGTCTCGGGTTggttagttgtgtgtgtgtgtgtgtgtgtgtgtgtgttctggattCATCTTTACATCTTCTGACCAGCAGGTGTCACTGTGTGATGTTCGGGGGTTTTACAGCGATTATGTTTGGAAGGTTCGGTTAAATGCGCTACTTCCCTGTAGTGCTGTGAGGCGTTTTTCGTTTCTGTCTCTCCGGCAGCGTCGGCTTCCTCCAACTGTTAGTCCTATATTTCTATAAGCTGTTTATAtgagttttatatatacatatatacgcaagagtgagtcaaatgaaaaccttaaaaatgCAACGTAAAGTAGGATTCAATTCGATTCtaatttaaatctaatttttcCAGAGGAATCCGGACATCATTAAGCACTGGAACACGAACACGAATGAAATGGAGATGATGTAGAACGATGACGCACTTTTGTGACACACAAAACCCTCAAAACCCAGAAACAGATAGTAAAATACCGCTAACGTGAGTGCATTGAATGTACCGGAAATGCAGGAGCcgtactaacaataataataataataataattataataacgcattttatttatagagcgcTTTTCAAGATACTCAAAGAcgctttacataaataaaaaaaaaatagtcatagGACAACACAATAAAACCATACAGCGTAATCACATAAAATCAAAGagcgtttgtgtttgtgcaaagAGCCCATTGCTTGACGTTgatgtactctgtgtgtgtgtgtgtgtgtgtgtgtgtgtgtgtgtgtggtgtttgggtCTCTGTCATATGTACATGTCCTGAGAAGACCATGATGTAAACTCCTACAACAAATACTTAAGGTTTTTTGTTATTGCAGTACTTCTAAAGCCAaataattagtgtgtgtgtgtgtgtgtgtgtagcacgaGATGCTCTGAGGACCAAACACCCCATGCTGAAGGTTCGTCCTCTCTCCAAATCCTCCTCAGCCACTAAAGCCCTAGCACGTGCCTCCTCAGGTACTCCCTCTATCCCTCGTTTCTGCTTCCTACAGCCctgtgcataaatattcacaccCGCCCCTTTTCAACTTTCCCCCTTTTCGTACAGTGCTacgatgctgtttgtttaggtatatTCTCTAACACAACACAGGTTCTCCCAGATGTATTAATATTCAGATTATTTACaaacagttgaggtcaaaagtttacatccccctttcagaatctgcaaaatgtttattattttaccaaaataagaggatcatacaaaatgcatgttattgtttatttagtgctgacctgaataagatatttcacataaaagatgtttacataaagtccacaagagaaaataatagctgactttataaaaatgaccacgttcacactgaggacaactgggggactcgtatgcaactattacagaaggttcaaacgctcactgatgctccagaaggaaaaaccatgcattaagacccggggggtgaaaactttttgaatttgaaaatcagggtaaatttaacttattttgtcttctgggaaacatgtaactatcttctgtagcctctgaagcgcagtactaaatgaaaaaatgtacacatctccattctgttcaaaagttttcaccccccggctcttaatgcatggtttttccttctggaccatcagtgtgcgtttgaaccttctgtaatagttgcatatgagtccctcagttgtcctcagtgtgaaaagatggatctcaaaatcatacagtcattgttggaaagggttcaaatacacaaaaaatgctggaaaaccaaagaatttgtgggacctgaaagatttttctgaagaacagcaggcagtgtaactgttcaggacaaacaagagactcatgaacaactatcagtaaacaaaaaaacacagctgtggatcattcaggtaacaacacagtattaagaatcaaggggatgtaaacttttgaacggggtcatttttataaattcagctattattttctcttgtggactttatgtaaacatcttttatgtgaaatatcttattcaggtcagcactaaataaacaataacatgcattttgtatgatcctcttattttggtaaaataataaacattttgcagattctgaaagggggatgtaaacttttgacctcaactgtaaaaGATTTTAATCGCAAAATAATTAGCTGAATGGAGTTGAAGCtgaactctcacacacaggatATAATCAGCGacgggggtgaatacttacgcactCACAACTTTTATTTGTGAATAAGCATTcagtattatgggctatttttgtgtgtgtgtagattcatgacatataatcccagtCCATTTTGTAACACAAGAATATATGGAGAAGTTTAAAGGGAAGGGggcgaatacttatgcacagcCCTGTACCGTCGTTTTATCCTCTGTAGATTACCTCCTCCCGGCTAAAGAGCGTCCTCAGACGAGTGCGGCTCTCGCCCGGCGCCTCGTCATCGGCGCTCTCGGGGTGAAGAGCACGCAGAGCCGAGAGCAGCGTGAGGCCGAGAGGAACCAGCTACGGCAAGCcagaggtaacacacacacacacacacacacacacacactaaaacaaagAACTTTTTAAATGTCTTCATGCAGACGTGTGAAACGTTTTACACCTTCTGATTCTTTTTAGAGCAAAAACGACTGGCAGCCAAGCAGCGAGACGACGCCTGGGAAGGGAGGTGAAGCTCACACAGTTCggtcacacactctccttacagctctcacacacacacacacacacacacacacagcgagcgAATGagattctctccctctctctggaCGCAGGTCTGAGGCTCACAGTGCGTTCCCTGGATGTCGGTGTTACTGTAATAGCGAAATGACTTTTTTCACCAAGCTGTCCGTGTTGTCACACTGCTGGTTTCCATGGCAATGTTTATAAAACGATATAGAACACGACACGTACAGAGTAAACCTTCTTTCTAACTACCGTTACCGTGAACGCCGTTGCATTTTCAGAAAGTGTCGACGAATCCCTGCCTCTGAAATGCATCATTACTGTAATCCTGTCATGACctggatgtctgtgtgtgaacatgGATTTGTtttaaagccacacacacacacacacacacacacagctgcaacACCTGACTCGTGTGTGTTCTGTTCAACAAATCCGtgttcacacacagacatccacATCATGTCAGGAATGCGGTAATGACACACGATGCTGAAGAGAACCGGGACTCTAGGGAAAGAAACGCGTCAATGGTTCTGCATTCACGCCATTTTGACAGGAGTCATGTAAATATCTTCTCTCGagttgttgtcatggcaacagaATGACTCCTCCCACAATCCCACAGACGACAGTGCGGGGGGGGAAAGTTATGGTTCAAAATGAAGCCACTTGAGTCATCGAGCCTGCTGGAGGAGAGTTTAACGGAGGTGTTGGAGGTGGTTTAGGATTGAAACCACAACAGAAAGCCTAATGGttagagctctctctctctctcacacacacacacacacacacacacacacacacacacacacacacacacacacacagggttatAATGATGTTCATGCAACACCACTTCTTTCTGTTCCCTTTGTAAATAACGCgatggtgtgtgttttgataTCTTCAGGTTTTTAAATATGGTTGTTTTATAATGTACAGCTTTAAACTCAAAACAAAAAGCTTCTCTGTTCTGATGCCAAATGACacacagcgctctctctctctctctctgtgtgtgtgtgtgtgtgtgtgtgtcagaaaccCGTCTTCAGACTgtgtttgaggttttttttaatgctttttaagTGGGACTGTTTGTTTCTGACCCATGAAGCACTGCTGTAAAGACTTAACTgtgatttgaataaaaaaatttaaacaaaaatgagtCTGGCTCCGAGTTTAACACGTTGTACTAAATGTATTTCACTGAATTTTAATTTACTCGATACACCGAATCACTTAGAAATTAAACGTGTTCAACAAGAAATTATACAAGTTTTAGTTAGAAAATCAAGTGATTGGTGTGTTTGTAGACGAATTAAGGGAATTAACGAGGAAAGAGGAGGATTTTAGATCAAAAGATACactacagtatttaaaaaaaaaaacactttgcagTTTTGGTCAGCAATGGCGAACACTTTTCAAATTATGCAATCTTTATAGTGTTTCATAAGTCACTAAGGAAATTTGCCCAAAatggttcatttttaaaaaaagatcatcTGGTGCAACCAtcaaaaaaaaggcattttgagacttgcactgaaaatgaatgagtaaaAGTAACATCATAGAGCAAACATGCCAAGGATCCTTCGAAATATCCAGAAGGTTTGATGCTCTATACGTCTGCCACTGGCTCCTGCTGTGCTTTTATACTCAGTTCAGGCTTTATGTACAGTTTATAACAGTTCTTTACTACAGTGTAATTTGGAACAGATGTCTCTGCTATTTCAACTGATATCTGAGAAGGAatattgtctttatttttgtacaattttatgagaaaatgtatttcttaATCTACTATAATCCTTTTTTTTGGGGTAGATGAAACCAAGTAGCAAAAGTAAAACCAGAAGGGAagggggagggaaaaaaaaaaaaaaaaaaaaaaaaaaaaaaaaaggttgttacCCAAGTATGTTAAAAACATCGCcctattttatttctaattagCCGATTCAGAGATTCATTCTGCATGTTTAAAGTGTCCATATTCTATATACATTacaataaatgacacaaaaatgaaattaatcaacttgGTTAAATAAACAATAGAGATCAGGTgaatatcaacacacacacacacacacacacacacacacacacacacacacacacacacacacacacacacacacacacacacacagccgtgACCTGATTGGCTGCACGCTGGTGATCCACTTGATTcgattctttttttctcctcaggaGCATCAGAGGGATCAGAGTTTCTGCTCAGCAGCGCCGCTTCTCCTCCTGCTGGACAAAAACTGCACTGCACATCACTCGTGGCTTTCGGATTTTATTGAAACGtgttacagaaagaaaaaaaaaaaaaatcagttacagTCTTGAGTGAAACGCTGGATCACATTTATGAGAATTTCGATTCCACGTTATAAACAAATTTTTTGTGCACCCTGCTGACTTGGTAGCAAAGTGAacgaagacaaaaaaaaaatgatctgcattttgtttttttcttttttttattgtgaaggTTTTAAAAACAAGcggtaaaaagtaaaaaaaaagaaaagaaaaaaaaaaaacccaagcgTTCAATATATACCtctatataacaataataacatcaGAGCTTCATGAACCTGGGAGGAAAATGgggaggggaggaggaggagatgtgTGTCAGACATGACcattcacaccacacacacacacacacacacacacacacacacacacacacacacacacacacacacacagaacactgaaacacttaaaaaagagctccaaatggggaaaaaaaaaaaacacactgggaATGTTCCAGACTCAActgatttccatttttaaaaccaaattaaaagtctaaaaacaaaaagaaaagaaaaaaaaaaagatttgtacaCTGTTTTAGATGCAATAATAACAccttaatgaaaagaaaaaaaaaaaaaaggcatgaagTGCGAGTCCGTTTAAGGGAGGCGGGTTAGCTGGCAATGATTCGAAAGCGTTCCCTTTCGTTTCCCTGGAGACggattttaatcacatttagaGGATGAGCAgtgaagaggggaaaaaaaaagtcagctaCGCTTGGTTTTAGTCCATTTCAGTGGGGATTGAAattacaagggaaaaaaaaaaaaaaaaaaacggatcaTTTACAAAGTTGTGTTTGTTCGTGTCCATTCGTCAGCTGCAGGAGGACGAGCGACAACGAggacggaggaggaggagggaggaaggagGACGGAGGAAGGCGGGGGGACAAAAAGCAAAAGGGGAGGAAGTCACTGGGgaggaagtgggcgtggccaagTTTACTGCGTCTGAAACACATaacaaggggggaaaaaaaattattttaacatttaacccTGAATAAACATGGAGCTGAATGTGTTGTGGTAATGAGAGCCTAttgctggttgccatggttacactCGCAGTTCAGAGTCAACAGCAACGACTGCGCGGTTAaattttagctaactagcaacaCGCTTAAgagtttatgcaaatgagttaCAGAACAAATCCAAAACCGGGACATTTCACTGCCCTGAGATGtgtatttctgagtgtgtgtgtgtgtgtgtgtgtgtgtgtgtgtgtgtgtgtgtgtatacacacctGTTGGCCCTGCTGCGTGGCTGCAGGCTGTCCGGGGTTCTGTGGGTTTTGGCCGTAATAAGCCGCTTGTTGTCTGTAGTACTCGGCCCAGGCGGCGCTGTAGTCAGTCTGTCCTGCTGCTCCTGTCGCTGCTGGAGCTCCACCTGCTGCTGGAGCAGCGCCACCACCACCTGcctgagctacacacacacacacacacacacacacacacacaggtggttTTACTTCTCTCATTCATATCTATACATgtctatatatactatattatatatacaaaaatataaaaaaaaaaaaaaaagtccaactCACAAACAAATCtattatacatataataatattattatatcatataataattactaaaaaaaattattttgtatttttttttgttcccatttttttgctatacaaatTAAccatcatattattattactgatgttGAAACTGTCCACTGGCACAAACGTGGTATAgatgtatacatatacacacacacacacacacacacacacagttatatataTAAGGATATATAAGAGGGTTTTCTTACTCTCACCCATTTTCTTGTAGTACTCCTCCCAGGCCTTGGTGTAGTCGGGCTGTGCCGTGTTCTGGGCCGCTTGGCTCTGGTCGGCGGGGGCGGGAGCAGCGGGCTGCGCGCTGGGTGTCTGGCCGGGCATAGCGCCTCCACCAGGCTGCTGGTAGTACTGCGCATAATACGCTGCCCAGGCAGCACTGTGATCCGCTGCAGCTTTACctaacagagacacagacagagagacagagacacagacacagagacacagacacacacgatAAATCAGTATGGAACACTTTGCCTTATTATGAACACCTAGAAACATCTAAAATAAGAACCTGAAGCTGTCAGTCCAGTAGAACACACTTAGAGGTAAAGGATATTTTCTAGTGTTACTGCAGTAACACTAATGGGACAAACACTAAACTGCACCACAGCAGTAGGAGGAGCCGTGGTGCTGTTTTAAAAGGTGGTACAAATattaagggaaaaaataaataaataaataaataaataaataaaaaagtaaaaagtttgCTACATTTTCGTTTTTCTTTCCAAAGCAGACAATTTACGGTTCTTACTATCCAGAAAACATCATTACACTAAAACTACAAGTTAAAATGGAGCTCACTGGGGTCATGAGGTGCAGGCGGCTGCCACTGCTGGTAGGCATTTCCCCAACCCTGAGGGGGGTACTGGGCACCTGGAGGTCCtccactacaacacacacacacacacacacacacacacacacactatattacacaaATCTGTTTGACTCAGCATACACAATGCTGTAAAGAACAGATTAATTCAGTAACGCTTTAAAAGTGGGCGTGGATCTACTGACTGTGGTGGGGCTCCCGGAGGTCCGGGCTGATATGGGTTCGGGTTGTAAGGACCCATTGGGCCGGCGGGACCGGGACCACCAGGACCGGGACCTACAGGACACAGGGGACCCTatgcagaaagagacagaaatgagaGCAGAGCATGTTTATCATCTGATTATATTTCATACAGAGGAAACAGGGTGAAGGTCTGTTACTTATGCTGCGTTCGATTAACGTTCGTAACTCAGAATATTACGACCTTcgaattaaaataataataataataataatgatgatgatgaaaacatGAGGCCAGGTTGCGCTCTCTTTATCTCCTACCTCGATCTTGTCCTCGATGAGCTGCTTGGCGTGGTCGATCTGCTGCGGATTCCCCCGGATGGTGAACAGTTTGAAGTTGGGGTCTCCGTTGGGCGGCGGCTGGCGCGAGATCTCCACGAACGCGCCTGTCTGCTGGTTGATCGACTTCACGTTCTCGCCTCCTCGGCCAATCACCAGGCCGCATTTGTGGGCGGGGATAGAGAAGGTCATCTCGCCACCAGGGGGACCCCAGTTACCTGGGCCACGCCCCCTGCCACGCCCACCTGGAGGCATACCTGTCCCGGGAGGACCAGGGGgtccctgagagagagagagagagagagagagagagagagagagagagacacgcacaGTTTTAGCTACCACGAGCTAGCAAGATACATACAGGTTctcgatatcatgataaataagATAACAATACACTTTCAGAGTTATCATGGGGTGTTAATATctttagatgttttttaaattgattttaaaaataacaataatgacaaaCTAAACTACGATTGTGCGAAAACtgaatgaaatataaaacagtacactgttatgaaaatgtatttcatgtcctttgtgttaattatgttatttataatattaaaaaggaGCTTCTTATTTACCACAGaatttcattaatgttaatttctttaaatgtttttttaagtcaATATTTATATAACGTCTACAGA
This Pangasianodon hypophthalmus isolate fPanHyp1 chromosome 26, fPanHyp1.pri, whole genome shotgun sequence DNA region includes the following protein-coding sequences:
- the r3hcc1l gene encoding coiled-coil domain-containing protein R3HCC1L isoform X1 encodes the protein MIACVASLNFYMVMEESSQPEGEPKPSAPSRTKKPDMAIYVPKGRQGENQPQSREKPQSGGDKKPKGRPRYTDKARRYNSKNKKDKSGGDKKEAGDEGFTNGEDEPSTKEGGQEKDEPRVEKEDESTEDAGQRVSSEDVNTPTHTTGELKTAETEQNPKEEDKKEEEGDNWDSLFTDDGECLNPHLLEEISQKAGHNKASIQEPRFDYYNWTPEDDEVELREDELSHIVEIYDFPSEFKTEDLIRAFCSYQQKGFDIKWIDDTHALGLFSSPIAARDALRTKHPMLKVRPLSKSSSATKALARASSDYLLPAKERPQTSAALARRLVIGALGVKSTQSREQREAERNQLRQAREQKRLAAKQRDDAWEGR
- the r3hcc1l gene encoding coiled-coil domain-containing protein R3HCC1L isoform X2 produces the protein MVMEESSQPEGEPKPSAPSRTKKPDMAIYVPKGRQGENQPQSREKPQSGGDKKPKGRPRYTDKARRYNSKNKKDKSGGDKKEAGDEGFTNGEDEPSTKEGGQEKDEPRVEKEDESTEDAGQRVSSEDVNTPTHTTGELKTAETEQNPKEEDKKEEEGDNWDSLFTDDGECLNPHLLEEISQKAGHNKASIQEPRFDYYNWTPEDDEVELREDELSHIVEIYDFPSEFKTEDLIRAFCSYQQKGFDIKWIDDTHALGLFSSPIAARDALRTKHPMLKVRPLSKSSSATKALARASSDYLLPAKERPQTSAALARRLVIGALGVKSTQSREQREAERNQLRQAREQKRLAAKQRDDAWEGR